In one window of Erinaceus europaeus chromosome 17, mEriEur2.1, whole genome shotgun sequence DNA:
- the LOC103122881 gene encoding olfactory receptor 51I2-like produces MGNLKINVSDAPTFILTGFPGMEAVEPWLSLPLLLLYAVSIVGNSLILLIVKEEQSLHQPMYYFLSLLSVNDLGVSFSTLPTVLAAFCFRARVIAFNACLTQMFFIHLFSWTESGILLAMSFDRYVAICNPLRYATVLTNSRIVAMGLCTVLRSFILILVFPLLLHKLPFCHHQNILSHAYCLHVDMIKLACTDVSLNSHYGLSIVLLTFGLDSALIFVSYVLILRSVLAIASREERLKTLNTCGSHILAVLIFYVPMVSVSIVHRFGAGLPHAVHILMSTVYLFVPPMLNPIIYSIKTKEIRRRLLKMLFRVKS; encoded by the coding sequence ATGGGAAACTTAAAGATCAATGTTTCTGATGCACCCACATTTATACTGACGGGCTTCCCTGGAATGGAAGCTGTGGAGCCCTGGTtatcccttcctcttcttctgctCTATGCTGTCTCCATTGTGGGCAACAGTTTGATCCTTCTCATTGTCAAAGAGGAGCAGAGCTTGCACCAACCCATGTATTACTTCCTGTCCCTACTCTCGGTGAATGACTTGGGAGTGTCGTTTTCTACACTGCCCACCGTGCTGGCTGCCTTCTGCTTCCGTGCCCGTGTGATTGCCTTCAATGCCTGCTTGACCCAAATGTTTTTCATCCACCTTTTCTCTTGGACAGAATCTGGCATCCTTCTGGCTATGAGCTTTGATCGCTATGTCGCCATCTGCAATCCACTGCGCTATGCCACAGTGCTCACTAATTCCCGAATTGTGGCTATGGGTCTATGCACGGTTCTTAGAAGCTTCATTCTTATTCTGGTCTTCCCACTGCTACTGCACAAACTGCCCTTCTGCCACCACCAGAACATACTCTCTCATGCCTACTGCCTTCATGTAGATATGATTAAGCTGGCATGCACTGATGTCTCCCTCAATAGCCACTATGGGCTGTCCATTGTGCTTTTGACTTTTGGCCTGGATTCTGCACTCATTTTTGTCTCCTATGTTTTGATCTTGCGATCAGTATTAGCCATTGCCTCCCGAGAGGAGCGTCTCAAGACACTCAACACATGTGGGTCCCACATCCTTGCAGTGCTCATCTTCTATGTACCCATGGTGAGTGTATCCATTGTGCATCGCTTTGGAGCTGGCCTGCCCCATGCTGTCCATATCCTCATGTCCACCGTCTACCTCTTTGTGCCTCCCATGCTTAATCCGATCATCTACTCAATTAAGACAAAGGAGATACGGCGCAGGCTTCTCAAGATGCTCTTCAGGGTGAAGTCTTGA
- the LOC103122814 gene encoding olfactory receptor 52D1-like, protein MSAPNTSGDGLPASLSLTGIPGLEWAHSWIAIPFCAMYLVALAGNAALILVIVTDSALHAPMYLFLCILSLTDLALSSTTVPKTLAILWFHAGDISFGGCLAQMFCVHSIYALESSVLLAMAFDRYVAICNPLRYTTILNHIVIGRIGLFGVFRSIAVVSPFIFLLKRLPYCGHRVMAHTYCEHMGIARLACANITVNIVYGLTVALLAVGLDSILIAVSYGFILHAVFCLPSPEARRKALSTCGSHLGVILVFYIPAFFSFLTHRFGQHRVPKHVHIFLANLYVLVPPVLNPIIYGARTKEIRSRLLKLLHLGKGSM, encoded by the coding sequence ATGTCAGCTCCCAACACCAGTGGTGACGGCCTCCCAGCATCTCTTTCCCTGACCGGGATCCCTGGACTGGAGTGGGCCCACAGCTGGATTGCCATCCCCTTCTGTGCCATGTATCTGGTAGCGCTGGCTGGCAATGCAGCCCTTATCCTGGTCATTGTGACAGACAGTGCTCTTCATGCACCCATGTACCTGTTCCTTTGTATTCTCTCACTCACTGACCTGGCTCTCAGCTCCACCACTGTGCCCAAGACATTAGCCATTCTGTGGTTCCATGCTGGTGATATTTCCTTTGGTGGGTGCCTGGCCCAGATGTTCTGTGTCCATTCTATCTATGCTCTGGAGTCTTCAGTTCTTCTTGCCATGGCCTTCGATCGGTATGTGGCTATCTGCAACCCACTAAGATACACAACCATTCTCAACCACATTGTCATAGGCAGAATCGGTCTTTTTGGAGTCTTCCGCAGTATAGCAGTTGTTTCTCCCTTTATCTTCTTGCTGAAGCGACTGCCCTACTGTGGGCACCGTGTCATGGCACACACATACTGTGAGCACATGGGCATTGCTCGACTGGCCTGTGCCAACATCACTGTCAATATTGTCTATGGACTGACTGTGGCCCTTCTGGCTGTTGGTCTGGATTCCATCCTCATCGCCGTTTCTTATGGCTTTATCCTCCATGCCGTCTTCTGCCTTCCATCCCCAGAAGCCAGGCGCAAGGCTCTGAGTACCTGTGGTTCCCACCTTGGGGTCATTCTAGTCTTCTACATCCctgcctttttctccttcctcaccCACCGCTTTGGCCAACACAGAGTCCCCAAGCATGTGCACATCTTTCTGGCTAACCTTTATGTGTTGGTGCCTCCTGTTCTCAACCCAATCATCTATGGAGCTCGGACCAAGGAGATTCGGTCTCGACTTCTAAAACTGCTTCACTTGGGAAAGGGCTCCATGTGA